One Ctenopharyngodon idella isolate HZGC_01 chromosome 3, HZGC01, whole genome shotgun sequence genomic window, ttagttTTTGGTGTTTTGTGTCAGCTGTTGGTGCCATTCCTAGCAGACGTCAGGAAAGGTTGTTGACCTGACCAGCCCCAGTTTCAAGGAGGGAGAGAGCATTGTGGAGTGGTGGGGTCATGTCTTTGACCAGCCAGATAAGTACCCCTCCCTGAGTGCAATGGTTAAATCTTGCCTCTCCATCTTTCATGGACCAAGAGTTGAGTCGTCTTTTAGTTTGATGAATGTAATTGACCAAAGGAGTGGCAACATGAATGTACCAACATTTAATGCAATCCAGACGGTCAAGTACACTCTGCAGTCCAGGGGGAAGACAGCCATGCAGCTTTTCAGAAGGGACGATGTGAAGTTTGGGGAGGTAGACAGAACACTATGCAAGAACATCAACTCTGCAGCAGCCACATACAAACGCCAGCAGAAGATGAATCAGAAagaaaagcagcagcagcagagcaAGTATGGCTCCCAAGCATCTGGCAGTGCTCAGCAGGCCAAGAAACAGAATGCTGAAGAAGAGAAAAGGGCGAGGCTGAGACATGTGGCAAAACAGCAAAAGCGGGCCATGGAGACACTGGTGGTTCAggcaaagaagaaaaaatgagATCTGGTTCTGAGAGTATTACGAACTGTAATGTAAATTGTTATCTTTgccaataaaatgtattaaaatctgAATTACATAACATTGTATtggctgtcaatcatgatgGAAGAGTAGACAAGTTAAGTTACAGCATGTCCACCATTTCTTGTGGGGGTTATGCATTAAGCCATTTGTGGTGCCCTTACCACATTGTGCCTCATATACTGTGAAATGGCTTGCATAATACTTAGTAAGGAGGccataataatttttgactcaTGGCTGAAGTTAAGTTTCTCCAGCTCTCCCCAGGttggcaaaaaaaaacatctcaaaaTGCATCAGAttgatgctttaaaatatgaaatatttaaatttttcttaCGGGGGAGCATGCCCCCGGACCCCCCTACAGGGGTAATATCCTTCTCACCTTTTTCACCCCTGACCCGTTTTCATGCCTGTTTATTGatatccaatggctcagtgaggcctgcatcgctagcaatggtacttcctctctcaagatccataaagctactaaaaacatttaaatcagttcatgtgagcacAGAGGTTCAATCTTAGTAAAGTTCTCAATGTAATTTCAGGAGGAGTGAACCCATGTAATCTTACAGTTAGTGAAATTCACAAACGTAATTTCAAGAGGAGTGAACCCTAATCTAATTAATGGCCAGAGCACATAAGCAGCTACTCACCCTGCTCTGGCATCAGCTGTTTCGTTATTCCTCCACCTCCCCAACTCCATCAACATAATTTAGGCATCTCATTTATCATACTCCTCTTCCAAGCACTAGTAGTCACTCTGGGGGGTATATCCAAGCTCGAGTTGAAGCTGCTTCCTCGAGCCCCTCCACAGCTAACAGCAAGCCAAATACGCTTAACCTTATTAGCTTAAAGATTATATGATGAAACGAACTCgtgaaatattataaagtgacaagaatatttttttgtgcaccaaaaaaatctcctgtatttaaattcagttcagtttatgTCTTGGTCGGGTTTCATCTATGTGTAGTAGTGTTGGATGTGCCTTGTGGAATTATCTGTTGGTTTATTAAAGcctgggtgatctgtttacttacttttcaattaatcttcccattgacgccatcatttgtcAATTCAAACTGACATGCGGAACACGCACATCAACAAGAGGcaggatttatcgcacaaaccaatcatatccaatcataaccaattttacatccaatcatagcgcgatggagacattgcctcctctcatgtgactttcccccattcattgtcaattaccccccacaaaacccaccgcatgCTGGGGGtttaatggttttctatgagagcaaagggaggcatgactcctgctgtaactttacctgtgggtgtcgctgttgggcagtgttccttaagaaattagagtgacttgcgctctttttaatgtcataatttgtaatatttgtgttgttttatatgtaatatggattattttctcatcctatttttttttttagatgacaCTGCCTCCCATGCTCCGCATGCTTTTAAATATTATGggacaaaaaactaaaaaataaaatttttattagatttaatCCAGGTTTATGCATGCATGTATTTATACATCAACAATaacacacaaatgaactatAGCATTGTTTTCAAAGCTCAGTCAAAATACAATAGATATTttcaaagtttgtttacatagcTCAACAGTCAGTTGCATTTATTTCCTTTAATGAAAAAGAATGTTCCAGCAGTGACACCCAGCAGCCCCACAGTCAGACCCACTCCACACAACACTGCTGGACCAACACTTGGGAGGGCAACTTCAAAATCTGGAAAATACATGCATAGGTGAATGCATGAATATGATAAAAGCTAAAcatgcataaacacacacacacatatatataatactggAATGTAATGTCTATTGATTCTGTTTGAAAATCACACTTACCCCATATTTTGGTCTGAGGTTGACCCTGGAGGGCTATATGGTTGACTGTGCAGCTGTAAATGTCTCCTTCAGCAGGTGTAAATTTCATAGTGGAGAAGATGTTGAAGGTACCATCTGTCTTTGGATGGTACTGGCTTAAACGTATGCCCTCTGTCACATTAACATTATTCTTAGTCCAAGAGATGCTGACAGATGGTGGATAGAAGTCAGTCACATGACAGATGAGAGTATTCTGAACACCCAGCTGTACATCATCCTTTGGATAGATGGATGTATGGGGTGCATCTAGAAACAGATCACTTTATTTActctttattgttttgtttgtttgtttgtttttaaagatgtgTTAGTACACATTAACCTATATAAACTTTTAAGGGTAAACGTGATGACATTAAATACAATACATGTTATAGGACTGTAGTTCATTTCATTAGTTTCCACACagattaaatattcacattgtGGTGAAATTTTAGATTATAATCCTTTGACACAAGGAAAAATAAAGAGATTAATTAATGACTAATGATAAGAAAGATAAATACTAAACTTCTAAATAATTACTACTGTTACTGAGGTTAATGATCTTCCACAGAGCTGAACAGCTGAAGGTTgtgattttttatatataactctaaagtaatatatacatttcaatcatgacaactcttgaaGTGGATTAAATTCAACCAGCATTTATTGGCATGG contains:
- the LOC127508908 gene encoding H-2 class II histocompatibility antigen, A-Q alpha chain-like; this translates as MELYIIILTLTIVLSTDPEVKHEAFQFTLCSDTEGGFYLGYDEEEVWHVNFDQKTEVLTLPDFTGPLTFDGFYERGLERLAKCQKNLLGYITGFKSPPPEIDAPHTSIYPKDDVQLGVQNTLICHVTDFYPPSVSISWTKNNVNVTEGIRLSQYHPKTDGTFNIFSTMKFTPAEGDIYSCTVNHIALQGQPQTKIWDFEVALPSVGPAVLCGVGLTVGLLGVTAGTFFFIKGNKCN